CAAAACTACAATGTCAAATCGATTGGCGAAAGAAAGCATAGTGAAGATGATGCCAGCAAAAAATACATATCCACCAAAATGCAAACGATCGTGATGGATAATTTGTGATTTCTATTGagacagaattttttttttggacCTTCTGTCAGCACACCATTGGCCACTGATGGAAGCAAATGCTGTTAGAACACTTGAAATGTCACTTGAAATCTCGTGACTATTTCTTTATAGAAGAACATTAAATGCAATATATGAATTCACGCAGATTTAATCTGGGGCTAATTATGACTTACTATACTATTACTAATATATTCATGTTTACATGATAAATGTCTGAATTATCACATTAAAACCTTcaccaaacaacaaaaaaaattatttCACTCATTCAATAATCACATTGACAAATAAATAGTGGGCATATGCTAGACTAGAGCAAAAAGGGTTTTGAATAATGTGCTGTTCAGTTTTCTTagttcaataaaaaataaaaaataaaaatgtattctggGTAAAGTCTAGGAGATAACAATTCTTTACAACTCTTAATAAAGATAATTAGCCTGTTATCTTAATTGACTATCAAGGTTAACAATTTCTGTCAGTcataaaaaatattgatttattccCCTCTTTGGTTAATGAACTTTTCATGAAAAAAGTGAAGCTGAAAATATtttcaacaaaaacaagaaaactcacATAGTTTATTTTGCAAATCTCTAAACCTTCACTGTGATTTAAAACTCTTGCTCTTGTTATCTATCaaaattaatatgtaaaatatttctTAAACAACTGAAAAGCCTTTCTTGAatcaccttttaaaaaaaacctGTTAAGAGTCCAAATTATGTTTGTAATATGTGTTTATCAAGCTTTTTCATAACAAGCCATTTTATTTCCAAACAAACCAGTAAACCAATTTATAGGCTTTTTAAGGAAGCCAGCTAAAAAACACCCTTCCTTATATCTGTCAGTTGACTATTTCCCTTGAAGTCAACACAACTCTAGTTCTGTAACAAAAGGGGTCCAGTAAAAGcagaaaatatgaatatgtCACAGATTCAAGGTATACTTTGCATGAAGCAAGTCTTTGGAATTTGCCATCAATACAGCAAAACAACTGTTATTGTAATTTCTTTCTTAGAAAAATAACCAATcgttattacattattacaatGACTGGGCAAAAAGAAAGagcaaaataagtaaaatggACGAAGAGGAATGACATTAAACAGAAAGgtccttgttttccacaaaCTACGTTATATagcctaataaatacatacataaatgtgcTTAGGAAAAGGCAAGAAAGTCAGGCTGAATGAGCAACAGCAACACTGATACTCGGATACATTACTGTGATCTTCGTGTGTCTGAATTTGGACTGAAGGACATGAGCAAAAAGCAAAGCCAATATGCATGGCCTTGCTAACCCATAATTATCACATTCAATGTCCCCGTGTGTGTGGAGTAGCGTGCGTTACTTTCACACTATATATGACGGTCCTTTCTGCACGGTTACAGGAGGTTTGGTACCGTTTATCCATAATCATAATCCATAATTCTGTTATTGGGACAAGGCTGGTTGCAGGAATGCTATTTTTGATTGCTGGCCCAGTATTACATATATGACATATGCATCACATTTCATATAACTATTTTCTTAGTTCAAGCATGTATGAGACATGCATATATCTCCCTTGACCTCCAATCTTATGCCCACACAATATTGTTTCAATGGACGCACCAAATTCAGAACAGCAATAATCCACTAAATGGCGCAATTTAACAGAATAAGGGGAAAGAAAAGTGCGGATGAATGGCAAGCGGCCAGATGAAGCAGCCACGCATACTTATTTGAAGGGTCCAGTTAGAAAATCTGACAAACGGCGTCAGGCACATGCGTGTACATAGATAAATAGTGCGTAAGGCAATGGATAAACCCATGTGACGTACCAGGAAGACGGCAGAGCAGATTTATTACTGGACTTCAAAAGCTAAAAGCCCCCGTGTATCCGTGCGGAGCAGCCGGCCGGCCCTGCACCTGGCACAATGCAGCCCATATTCGGCCACAATGCAGCGGACACACCGCAGCCCATCAGAGCCGAAGTTACAGGTACAGGCTTCCTTCCTTtcatttaacatgcaaatagTTGTGGACACTGTCCCATTTGATTATGGGACATCTTGCGTGGTATTTGTTATGACTTTTCAGACCTTTAGTGATATAAATAAAGTGCAGCATATCGCACATATCTGTTTAGTTTACCTTAAGGTATGGACACGTTTTTTTAATCTTGCGTTTCGTTTCCATACTCCCTTTATTTTCCTCTGGGCACTAGTTCACGTTGAGTTGTGCCCTCGACGTTATACGCGGATTACTAGCAATTTCAACACTGAATTAAGTGTATATGCATATGAACATCATTTCTAATACCAAATACCAATCTCAGTGAAACAGTAATAGGTGACAATAAAgcatctttctttctcttttaaataaacaacttACAATATTGTGCCTACACCTGTGATAAGATTTACGTGTACCGAAGTTTCGTTTTCTCTCACTATATAATCTGTAATAAATCAATGAAAAATACAGCAGCTCGTTTTACGATGTTAACCAATAATTGGTTTTGTAACCACAAACCAACAGAAAGTGGTTACACAATGTAGAGGTTTTGCAGTGGATACACAGAAGATATGCATTTCAATCTGCTCATTACATGGCTGTAACCCCAGGGTTttacaaaccagcaataagctTGCGGTGTTTTCtaatgtgtgttgttttttgtttttgatgatgtaaaaaaatgtaGCTTTTCAAACAAAATAGCTACCAAACTAACCAAATTACATTGTGGTAACATTGTAATAAAAAGTGAACATAGACCAGAATGGCTTTGTGGCAACAAAGTTTGTGACCTCAGGGATGTtgtcaaaacattgtaaaaatatgaTGAGGATATGTAATGGTATCATTCAATTGATCAAACTACAATCCAgagaaacaatattttaaaatagttacatttaaaagaacaaaataaactacatataggcatgcaaaataataaaatcacccTTGATATGTATTATAACTCATGGACCTGTGAAATGTAACTGTGCAATCAGAGAACATTAAGGGCACAGTGTGGACAGGGTAGGCTAATACATTTGTTAAACATATATCAACATATTTCAGTCctatacaagtttttttttctcttctttaactaatggtttatttgtttatgttgttattcatctattaaaaatagactggataggatccttgaatcacttagttattaatggacacctaacgagcacgatgggtcgaatggcctcctctcgtttgtaaactttcttatgttcttatgtgtattttcaatctgtaaagcgctTTGTGGCAACCTTGTGAAAGGCACTATACTAAatcaaaattgattgattgatgtcaTATGACACCTTTGCAAGAATGAAATATATTAGCTGGGTAATgccatatatacacacatgctcAGTGACCACTTTATAAGGTACACCTGCTCATTAATGCAAATAGCCAAAAAGCAAATCATGTGGCTGCAGCTCAATATATAAAGCATGCAGAGGTCAAGAGGTTTGGTTATTGTTTGACCTAACATTAGAATGGGGAAGACACatgatctaagtgactttgacagTTGGTGCCAGACATGCTGGTTCCAGCATCTCAGAAACCGCTGACCTGGCAACTTCTTTACAACAGTGGTGTGCAGAAGGGAATCCTCTGAATGCACAATGCTTGGAACCTTGAAGCAAATGGgctacagcagcagcagatcACACCAGGTTGCACTCCTGTCAGCTAAAAACAGGAAGGTGAGGCTACACTGGGCACGTGATCACCaccaaaactggaaaaatgttgcctggtctgatgaatttcAATTTGTGCAGTGACATTTCTGCAGATGGTAGGGTCAGATTCCTGCCTTGTGTGAACAAGgctggtggtgtaatggtgtggggaatgttttcttgCCACACATTAGGTcccttaattaaaatgtagcataATTTCAATGCCACAGCATACCTAAGCATTGTTTGCTGACCATGTGCATCCCTTTATTGCCACAGTCGACCCGTTTTCAATGCGCTATGTCACAAAGCACGCATCGTCTCAGGCTGGTTCCACAAACATGACAGTGTCTACAGTTTACTCCACTGGCCGGCAcagtccccagatctcaatccaatagagcaCCTTTGGGATGAGGTAGAATAGGAGGTTCGCAGCATGAATGTGTGGCCGAAAAATCTGCAGGAAATGTGTGATGCTGTAAAGTCAGCATCGACCAAAATCcctaataaagtggccactgagagtgtgtatatatgttatataaaacctacaataacaacaacaacaaaaactaggTTCTTGCTTTTTGCAAAAGTCGTTCTATATTAATGCACAgtcattcaaattcaaatagcTCATTTTAACACACTGTTAACAAATGTTTAAGAACAATTCAGTTTACTCTGAGTGTAATATCTGCTTGACTACTTTAGTCCTGAATGCATTTATTCTCTTAGCTGTTCTGAGTATGCAGCTAAATCTTTTATGAACTTGTGTGCTGGCAGGCACTCTCCCAGACTGGCTGCAGGGCACGCTGGTGCGCAATGGGCCCGGCATGTTCTCTGTGGGAGAGACCTCCTACAACCACTGGTTTGACGGAATGGCACTGCTGCACAGCTTCACCATTAAAGACGGTGAGAAAACACTTGACGATACAAATGTAACTGCACCAAACGGTCATGATACCAGAAGGGATAAAGAACTTGACATAGCCCACCACTCTTTATGGCAagtcaaattatcatttagcgatatctttaattcattttttatatttcaagatctctaaatcatttaaagatatcttcaaataatttcagatatcttcaaatatttcaagatatctctaaatcatttaaagatatctgcaatgtacaattagagatatcttgacattatttgcagatatctttaaatgatttagagatacctCTAAATCAgcggttcccaaactgtggtgccccccccccaaattCTGTGTGGCAAAGGGGTACTTGGGTCAAAAAGTTTcggaacccctgctctaaattataatttggcttaCTATACActattacattttgaaatacagCATTAAACTACCTGCCTGGTAGTCTCCTCTCCCAGgtagtgtttttgtgtttgtttttcatattcttCAAGCTGCGTTCCAAGCTGTGGTTTTAAGAGAAGTGGATATTTGTCTTTTGACTTTAGCATGCCATGTGTTTTCTATATTGATATCTAGTAAGGCGTCTTTCTCTCGGTTTCTCCAGGTGAAGTTTATTACCGGAGTAAATATCTCAGCAGTGATACATACAAGAACAACATCAAAGCTAACAGAATAGTGGTGTCTGAATTTGGAACAATGGCATACCCAGACCCCTGCAAAAGCATCTTTGCAAAGTAAGCAGAGCCATACCTTCTCACCTTAAACAAGAGATTCATTGTAAATACTAGACGAGCCTTGAATTGTTTTCATACTCATTATAAGTGGCAGGAGATTGTTCTGGTGAGATGTGGAGACTTAAACGCTGAGATACTCAAGGAGGTTTTCTGTCTTTTGAAACAATCACACCCTCTGTGTCTGATTGATGACTGATTGAACTTATCTgtaatttttttatattgtcACGTCTGCCCTATTCAGATCTATGGAAAAACAATGTGGGCAGCTCCCAAGTGGCAAAATCAGTAAGGGTTTTAGAAGTGAGCCGAGTTATTTATGAGATTGATAAATGTAAAAggaaattcaaatttttaaataaaatgtcagatGTTGTGTTTCTACATTTCTTCAAAGCTTGCAGTCTCCAGAGTGCAAACCAGTTCAGTCTCTTGCTTTATTCCAGGGTGTTCTCCTATTTTTCCAACATAATCCCAGACTTCACTGATAACTGCCTCATTAATATTGTCAAATATGGAGAGGATTACTACGCTACAACCGAAACTAACTACTTTCACAGAATTGATCCGTACACCCTTGAGACCTTACAGAAGGTGAGTACACCTTAAACAAATAATCTTAAATATCATATAGTTTTAGTAATATACTTTCATCTATGTCTAAGTACTAGACTATTTGACCTTCTAATATATCAGTGTCATTTGTTATATTCACACCCAGGAACCCCTGATTTACCTAAAATTActctttaatattattataatcccAGGCGGACTACAAGGAGCACATTGCTGTGAATCTGGCAACTTCACACCCACACTATGACAAAGATGGAAACACTTACAACATGGGCACATCCATCATTGAAAGAGGAATGCCCAAATATGTGGTCTTCAAGGTCCCCCCTAAGACAACAGGTAGGAGGAAATAGATCAGTACCTCAGTGAGACTGTGCATGATTTCTCAAACACAAATCCACTTAATTTAGATATCTTTGTTATAAGTGTCTTAATTGTTTAATAGGGTGGGACTTCTTTTCTTGTAGAGAGGTGTCTTCTACCGCAATTATTTGGATGTGAAGCGACTTCTGTAGGCTGTTTGACAGAATTAAGTCACAGTTGCTGGTCTCTAGTCCTAAACATAACCAGCTATCATCTCCACAGACGATGCGGATACAGTCTTGAAGAACATGGAGACTGTGTGTTCCGTGCCCTGTCGCTCTGTCCTTTCCCCCAGCTACTTCCACAGCTTCGGGATGACAGACAATTACATCGTCTTTCTTGAGCAACCATTCAAGCTGGATATACCAAGGCTGGCCACTGCTTTCTACAGAGGAGTCAACTGGGCCAGCTGTCTAAAATTCAGTGCTGACGAATCTGTAAGAATTTGGCTTACAGTTCAATTTGTTTAAcagatgtaatatatatatttatatgttacACAAGAAAGCAACATTTTTTCCTTCATTGATTTGAATTGAAAAATCTGTACATTCTCTGAAGCCTAGGTTAATATCATTAGAACCAATCTCATAATGAACCTAGAAAGCAGAGCAGACTAGacagatttaaaatgtatggaAATGCATTCCCCCACTACTATTCTTTGTGCATTATTTAGTTTTCAATGCCAATTAAaggtattacatatttttttgttttctggaaTGATATAATGTGATCCAGAGCCACCTGAAGTGAATAACTGTTACTAACGATCAATTGTTTGGCCCATTTAGACTCTAATCCACGTGATCGACAGAAAGACAGGCAAGACCGTGTCCACAAAGTTCTACACAGATGCGTTAGTGGTTTTCCATCACATCAACACATACGAAGAGGCAGACCATATTGTGTTTGATGTTATCGCATACAAGGACAACAGCCTTTACGAGATGTTCTACCTGGAAAACCTCTTGCAGGAGTCAGAAAACTTTGCTGAGAAGAACCAGCTTAAAAGTCCCCCAATCTGCCAGAGATTTGTTCTTCCACTCCATACCAACGAGGTACAGCACCTAGATTGTAGAGGAACGAGAGATTATGGTTTTACCAGCCTTCCACTTTAAAGCTACTCAGTTCTGCAAACATCATAGCCAAGGTTTCAAGGTGTCAGCAAAGGTCTTGACTTGAGACCTCAGCTggaccaaaaaaacaacagaattcATAGGGTTGTAAAACCTCTGCTTTAAGTATATTGATTTTCTTGTCCTCTAGGCTTCAGCAGTAGGTGAAAACCTTGTTAAACTCCAAACTACTACAGCCACTGCAGTGAAGGAAAAGGAGGGGTCCCTGTACTGCAAGCCTGAAGAAATATGTCAAGGTAAactattagtattattgttattattattattattatcatcatcatcatacacAATTGCTATCAGTCTGAAATGCTTTTACTCTAGTCGTGTCTGAAAGCGCAGGCAAATCATCAGATGGACACAGTTCAACACATCTCTGCCAAGCAGTCCTTTCTTTCATTACTCTTATCAGGAGTGGAGCTGCCAAGGTATAACTATGAATACAATGGCAAGAAATACCGATATTTCTACGCTGCAAGAGTGGAATGGAAGCCATTTCCAACAAAGGTACCTGAGCTACTTCCGAGATTTCCCACAGTGATAGCTTTCATCAAACCCATGTACATATTACATCCCCTTGAATTAACTGTACATATGCTTTCATCGAGTATCAGGGATATACTGTAAATTAATTCTGAAATAGACTTTTATATTTAGCCTTCGTCTTTTATCTTACTAAAGATCGGGAAAGTGGATACTGAAACTAAACAGATTTTGGAGTGGGCGGAGGAGAACTGCTGGCCCGCTGAACCAGTTTTTGTCCCATCTCCAAATGCAGTGGAAGAAGATGATGGTGAGAAGTATTTCCTGCCAAATGTTGTTACTGGAATTGTTTTGTGTAAGACAGCTTTCCAGAAGATGTCCAACTCATAACAATTATTGAACTTAAAGTGAACTGTAACAGTGTTTCTCAAATATACATTCTTGCtgtttcagtaaaaaaaaaagtagtttgCAAATGACAGCATGTGACATAACCACAAGACTTTAGTGAACTCTGACTTCAATGATCTATGACAGTGTTGAAATTGacataaaagttttaaatttaaCATTGTCAAAGTACACTGAATACTGAcaaagtttaacattttttttctgtttgatttCAGGGATCATTTTGTCCTCAATCATTTCAACAGATCCACAGAAACAACCATTTTTGCTCATCCTGGATGCCAAGACCTTTAAAGAAATTGCTCGTGCCTCCATCAATGCCAGTCTTCATCTGGACCTACATGGTCTCTTTATCCCTCAACATGCTCCTCTTTGACAGAGGCACAGACGGACCTGAAGGAGTTAAACTCGGTCTGCTGCTTTAGCACCATCTCCCTGATACCAGTACTGTGCCTGTAGGTAGCCACCACAGCTGAGGGTCTATGAAAACAGGTGCAAATGGAGGAATATAATGGGAAAATAACACTggcttttatttaaaatatacaacaacaataatggttattttctttcacttgaattctgtgttGTCAGGTTTACACTTGAAGTATGATTTATCTGAGATCCTTTCTGCATAATAATTTTAGGAAAAAACATGCCATTTTAAAAAGTTCATATTATAAAATGATGAGCCATTATAGTCGATCACTAATGGTCAATTGCAACGAACTGGAAGCAGCATCGTAACGGGGGTTAGTATGGAGCTCTGGACCTAACTAGTACACTAGTTGATTACCAGCTCTGTACTATACATGTTCTCCATTGTAACCACTGCTGCCCTCTAGAGGATAGTAAAGTACAGGACAAATGTGTCCAATTCCAAGGTGAACATTGAAACGGGTGAAACCCTCTAAACAAACTaccatattaatatttatatgtatgtcaTCACCGTTTTGTTTCCCACAGTGTACCCACAAGTTTTACTACATTAAATATAACACTCACATTCTACCCACTGTGCCCATATTCCTCAATATTATCCCTGCACCCCCATAAGGACCACCAGTGTGTCTtctcaaaataaacataacataGAACAAATAGATTACACTGatttgaagaaaatgtaaaagtacTAATTTATTTCATGGCCACGCACTTGGTACACTATCATATAAGTAGTCAGTGCACCCTGATATGGAGTAGCCTCTTTTAACATGCATTGAAACTTAATACATTAGATTTTCCTCTCAATTAAAACAACTACAATGGATATACCTCTTTGAAACTATATAGCCTCACCCATagatatacaaatgtatatgtCTATGGCCTCACGTGAGTCTGTGACAATTTAcgggatggcctgtccatgttTGAATGAATGTGTACAGCGAGTGTTTTTAAATCCTGCTCCCACTTATGTAATGTGatcttgaaaatgtaatgattGTAACATTGTATTAAACCATACAATCTTCATAAATGTTTCTAGACTGTATCTCGACTTAACTTACAGAAACACAGATTGATTATATTGATATTTTTAGTTACGCCACTGATTCGTGCAGAGAAATTATAGTCTAGTCTCtatgttaaaatataaatataaatatagtcaTGTATACTAATActgcatatatttataaatatgtccaactaaaaaacacaacaggctgctaaaataGTTACCATGTTTATCACTATTTTCATGCTTTAATGCTTTGTTTCACACAGAAATACTGATTATCTGGAAATCTAGGCTGACTAAATTAAACCAAACCTGCTAACAATATGTgggtcacagacactgtaacaTATGTAAATTCATGTAACGGAGCAGCATATCCCAATCCTGATAAGAAGAGAATACATGGGATGTGTTTGTTACTTGGTTGGATAATTATATACACATAATTGCCATCTAGTGCTGGTTCGATATACATTTGAAAGGTGCTTTGTTACTATTCTTCAGACATGTATTACAATTACATACACCTAAAATAATACTAAACCAAGCATGATCAATACAAGGAACATGATTAACATGGAGTAGACATCAACTACTCTATGACAGACTGTGTGTGACAGAATACCAGGCACATGCAGCTGTCATTACAAACAAGGGGAATGGGACTGACTAGAAACGTTTGTGATAGAATGACAGCAAAGCACGTTCCTGTAGgattttcaaatatataatcTTTCTTCATTATTGAATGTATTTTAGTAGGATTGTCACAGTTGATACACAGAAACATCTCAAAATAAGTGTTTCTGAATCATTACAGGATTGATAGTTTCTATGTCCACTGATCCATTGAAAACTAAATGCATAGAATATAGAAGTTTATTTGCATTGCATTCCAATccctcagtctgtcagtgtctggTAGTTACaaccttttcaaaataaaaagtgacaAAAATACTGCAAACTAATAAAATGGTCATGTGTCCATATGGTGATGTAATGTATTCCCTTTGTGCACTGCAGTCTTGACACAGTTCTATCATGTAACCTTTGAACAGCACTGTAATTGTGAAATAATGCCCCAGTGAGAATGTTTAACCCGAGTGATAAGAAGGATCAGGTGTCTTGTGCAGCCCCATCCTGGCTGTGATCTGAACAGGTGTGCCAAAGAAAGGTGTAACCTAATGTCGTTTGCCCATTCTCTTTCACAAACCGACATCAATAATTAAAgaggatttgtatttattttgtgcatttataaaaatgtaGACATACAGACCTGACCTTCAGCTGTGTGGGGACCCTAGGAAGTGATATCCAGGTATGTGGTCAAGAAAAGTAAGTGTCAGACTTGTATACACAGAGAGCCAGGGTAGTAGAGGATGAGGTGCAGGAAGAGACTTGGTCA
This DNA window, taken from Amia ocellicauda isolate fAmiCal2 chromosome 9, fAmiCal2.hap1, whole genome shotgun sequence, encodes the following:
- the bco1l gene encoding beta,beta-carotene 15,15'-dioxygenase; translation: MQPIFGHNAADTPQPIRAEVTGTLPDWLQGTLVRNGPGMFSVGETSYNHWFDGMALLHSFTIKDGEVYYRSKYLSSDTYKNNIKANRIVVSEFGTMAYPDPCKSIFAKVFSYFSNIIPDFTDNCLINIVKYGEDYYATTETNYFHRIDPYTLETLQKADYKEHIAVNLATSHPHYDKDGNTYNMGTSIIERGMPKYVVFKVPPKTTDDADTVLKNMETVCSVPCRSVLSPSYFHSFGMTDNYIVFLEQPFKLDIPRLATAFYRGVNWASCLKFSADESTLIHVIDRKTGKTVSTKFYTDALVVFHHINTYEEADHIVFDVIAYKDNSLYEMFYLENLLQESENFAEKNQLKSPPICQRFVLPLHTNEASAVGENLVKLQTTTATAVKEKEGSLYCKPEEICQGVELPRYNYEYNGKKYRYFYAARVEWKPFPTKIGKVDTETKQILEWAEENCWPAEPVFVPSPNAVEEDDGIILSSIISTDPQKQPFLLILDAKTFKEIARASINASLHLDLHGLFIPQHAPL